In a single window of the Carassius carassius chromosome 26, fCarCar2.1, whole genome shotgun sequence genome:
- the cmasa gene encoding N-acylneuraminate cytidylyltransferase A yields MDKASNKVKRKSNHDSPKRLSNAKRIRRNDSRHIAALILARGGSKGIPLKNIKMLAGVPLIGWVIRAAVDSGVFDSVWVSTDHDKIKKVAETWGAEVHKRSPEVSKDSSSSLDTIQEFSRLHPDVDVICNIQATSPCLHPQHLKEAVECITKEGYDSVFSVVRRHHFRWQEVKKDCQCTKPLNLNPACRPRRQDWDGELCENGSFYFATKELIEKGLLQAGKMKYFEMKPEHSVDIDVDIDWPVAEQRVLRFGYFGKDKPEVVKLLLCSLSGCLTDGQIYISAKGEEMLSINTRDLAGIDMLKKGGVEVILIEKDPIAKALVKKLSKRMNICEIHQNVRDKLKKVQMLMKKRRLEWKEVAYLGNDEPDVKCLELAGLSAVPMDAPTVALNHAKYICHKAAGHGAVREFAEHILLLKKKAKSQMEQDRICRNTF; encoded by the exons ATGGACAAAGCTAGCAATAAGGTTAAGCGAAAGTCGAATCACGATAGTCCTAAGCGCCTTTCCAACGCAAAACGAATAAGACGCAATGATTCAAGACACATCGCGGCTCTTATTCTTGCTCGTGGAGGGAGTAAAGGCATCCCTCTGAAGAACATCAAGATGCTGGCAGGAGTTCCTTTGATCGGATGGGTGATCCGAGCAGCAGTGGACTCTGGGGTGTTTGACAG TGTTTGGGTGTCCACTGATCATGATAAGATCAAGAAAGTGGCCGAGACTTGGGGGGCTGAGGTGCACAAGAGGAGTCCAGAGGTGTCGAAAGACTCCTCAAGCTCACTGGACACCATTCAGGAGTTCAGCAGACTGCACCCAG ATGTTGACGTCATCTGTAACATCCAGGCCACTTCTCCATGTCTGCACCCTCAACATCTCAAAGAGGCTGTGGAGTGCATCACCAAAGAAGGGTATGATTCTGTCTTCTCTGTGGTCCGGCGACACCATTTCCGATGGCAAGAGGTCAAGAA aGATTGCCAATGTACAAAGCCGTTGAACCTGAACCCAGCTTGCAGGCCACGGCGTCAGGACTGGGACGGAGAACTGTGTGAAAATGGCTCTTTCTACTTCGCTACCAAAGAACTTATAGAAAAGGGGCTACTTCAG GCTGGAAAAATGAAGTACTTTGAGATGAAGCCCGAGCACAGTGTGGATATTGATGTTGACATAGACTGGCCCGTTGCTGAACAGAGAGTGCTGAG GTTTGGTTACTTTGGTAAGGACAAACCTGAAGTTGTGAAGCTTCTGCTGTGTAGCTTGTCAGGATGTCTGACAGACGGTCAGATCTACATCTCAGCTAAAGGAGAGGAGATGTTGTCCATCAACACCAGAGACCTGGCCGGCATCGACATGCTGAAGAAAGGGGGAGTGGAG GTTATTTTGATAGAAAAAGACCCCATTGCAAAAGCCTTAGTTAAAAAACTCTCAAAGAGAATGAACATCTGTGAGATCCATCAGAATGTGCGTGACAAACTGAAGAAGGTGCAGATGCTCATGAAGAAAAGAAGGCTGGAGTGGAAAGAGGTGGCATATTTAG GAAATGATGAGCCTGATGTAAAGTGCCTGGAACTGGCAGGGTTGAGCGCAGTTCCTATGGATGCCCCAACAGTTGCGCTCAACCATGCCAAATACATCTGCCACAAAGCAGCGGGTCACGGAGCAGTGCGAGAGTTCGCCGAACACATCCTACTGCTGAAAAAGAAGGCGAAGTCTCAGATGGAGCAGGATAGAATTTGCAGAAACACATTTTAG